A window of Methylocaldum szegediense genomic DNA:
CAAGCTCTGCTCCTCCCCTTGGATGATCTCCTGGCCGTGACCCGGGAATTTCTCAATCCCGCCGTGTCCCGTTCCGGGCTAGACCGCTGCCTGCGCCGCCACGGGGTGGCGTCCCTCAAGACCCTGCTTCCGCCTACAGAGAAGGCGAAGGTCAAACCCTTCAAGGCCTATGAGCCCGGCTTCCTTCACCTGGATGTTAAGTACTTGCCCGCCATCGACGGCGAACCCCGCCGATACCTGTTCGTCGCCATCGACCGCGCCACCCGCTGGGTCTATGTCGCCCTCAAGCCCAACCGCACCGCCTTAAGCGCAAAGGACTTCCTCAAAGCGGTGATTCAGGCCGCGCCTTTCCGCATCCAGAAATGCCTGACCGACAACGGCTCGGAGTTTACCGACCGTTTCCTGACCCGAACTCGGCAGCCCTCGGGGACGCATGAGTTTGACCGCCTCTGTACTGAACAAGGCATCGAACATCGCCTGATTCCGCCGGGCCGGCCCCAAACGAATGGCCTGGTGGAACGCTTCAATGGCCGCATCGAGGAGGTGTTGCAAACCCATCACTTCGATTCAACCGCCGATCTGGACACCACCCTGCACCGCTATGTCGAGCTGTACAATCATCACATTCCCCAAAAGGCCTTACGCCATCTCACCCCGATCCAGGCTCTCAAAAACTGGCAACTGTCCCATCCTCATCTTTTTCGAAAGAAGGTTTACGATCTTGCGGGACTTGACAGCTAGACCGTTACACTGACACTGGCAAGCAGCGGGTCTGCCCGATCCGGATATCGCAATAGCCAAACAGGCGGATATTAGCTATATAGCCAAAGTCTTAGCTGAATGCGGCGCAAATCTCTTCTTCGGATGTTTGGAACACCGCGTCGACTTTCGCTCCAAACCACGGTACCCGCTTTGAGGTCCCAAGAGAGACACGCAGGCTCCGCATTTTCTTTCGATTAGCTGTCGAGAAAATCCGTGACCGCGGTCGGTTTCTACGCCTATACGCCCCATGCATCGGTGTCAGAGTTCTTTTGTATAGCCTGACGCATTTCTAGATTTTTTCCGCCTTCCATCAGGACTATACTGTGTAAGTTTTGACCATCCGTATTAATGCCGAACTGTGACAACGCGTGCTTCCCGTACGATCCTGCTAGTTCTCTTGGCGCTGATGCAAGTCATTGCGCCGTGGGTTCATGCGCATACCGGGACCGAGACGGGCGGCTTCCTGCACGTTCCAGGCCTGGAGTTTCTCTCGAAAGCGACGGAGACATCGGCTCAGGCCGACGCTCCGCCACTCGATCATGATGTGATCATTGGCGTACAAGCCGGATTTTGGGGAGAGACCGCCAAAGCGAAGTTTTCGCCGAAGGCGGACGATAAGTCCTTTCTTCCCTCATTTGCCGGGCTGATTCGACGGCCGCCAATCATCACGTATCGACGTATATGGCTGGATGTGCCTCTACCGTTATCGTGGCTCTACCGCGCTAGCGCTCCGCGTGCCCCGCCCTTCGACACCTGACCAATCAGCCTTCTTGAGGAGTTTTGGCTGCTCGGTTCCCATTTGACCGGGAGTCTGCCCAATGTGGCGGGTGGCCCGTTTACGAAGCTCTGAAAGTAGATTCCGTTCGTGCCTTTCGACAAGCTTGTCCTGAGCGCAGTCGAAGGAGTCACCACTAACGGAATCAATAAGAAACCGTTTGTCCTGCGCTCACCAACGGGCTTCGGGCAGTCCTGTCGAGGGAATTTATCAGAGCTTCCTGTATGAGAATTCAATTCAGTGGGGGGAGTCGGGGCACGCGGCGCTGACCGTTGGGTTCAACCGGCGCCCCTCGCCGCCCCGACTCGTGACTTCGGGAGGAAGATATGAAGCTTTTGGTGTGCGCGGTAGGCGCGGCTTGTTTTTTCGCCATCGCGTCCGCCGCGTCCGAAGAGCGGATCGTCGATCATTACGACGAACTGGTGTTTGATGAATCGTTGACCCTTGGGCAAACCATCGAGGCCGCGCTCGAGAAATACCCGCAAAGCGCTCTCATTGAAGCTTTCGAGAATGAGGCCAAGGCTTTGGAGCGCCGCAGTGCTAGTTGGATCGCCGGATATCCGTCGATCTATCTGCAATGGATTGATGACAAGGCCTTTGCAGATAGGGGCGCGGTGGAAATTCAAACCGGCTATCAGATTCCGGTCTGGATGTGGGGGCAGCGGGCGGCAAGCAAGGCCGTAGCGGAGCGAGCACGGCAGAGCGCGGCTTTATTTGTGCGGGCGATAAAGCACGAGGTTGCGGGCTTGGTGCGCGATGCGCTTTGGAATCTCCGCCTGGCGGAAAACCGTTACGATCTGGCCCGGCGTATCTACGAAGTTTCGAAGCAGTTGACCGCCGTTGTGCAAAGGCGCGTCGAAGTCGGCGACCTCGCTCGGGCAGACCTGCTTCTCGCGGAAAGCGACGAGCTGGAAAAAAAGACTGCGCTGGTTCAGGCTGAAGCCGAAGTGATGCACGCCCGCCAGAACTATACGAATCTGACCCGCCTAGTGCGTGCGCCGAAACATTTCGAAGAGGTACAGAGCCCGCTCAGCACGTTCGACGAGAATCATCCAGCCATAGCGGTCGCCAACGCCTTGATCGAACGTGCCCAAGCGGAAGTCGAGTTTACACGGAGGTCCAAGCAAGGCAACCAGCCTTCGATTCTGGTCGGTACCCAGCACGAGCGGGATACTCGGAGAGAAGGCTATAACAACGAAACCAACTTGGTGCTCCAAATCCCCATCGGGGGAGATGCCTATAACGCGCCGTTCGTCGCCGAAGCCGCCATCGCCTTGACCCAGCGAATGGCGGATCGGGACATCTTGTATCGACAGTTGGAGAAGGCTCTACATGAAGCGATCCACAATCTCCAGGTCGATCGCACCGCCCTGACGATCGCCGAAAGGCGCAGGGAAATCGCGGAATCGCAGCTCAGAATGGGCCGTCTTGCTTTCGAGACCGGAGAAATTTCGCTAATCGACTACCTCAAGATTCAGGCCACTGCCCAGGCAGCGATTCGCGATGCCGAGCAACGGGCGATCCTGTTGCAGCGCGATATCGCGGTTTACAACCAAGTCGTCGGAGTCACGCCATGAGACTCGTCGTTCTATTCTTGATCTGGTGCTTCTGCACGACGGGACTCGCGGCGGAGAACGAGATCCAACTAACGACGGAGCAAGCGAAACGTCTGGGAATCCGCACTGCAAAACCGGAACAGGTCGCCACCCTGCCGTTAGCGCAAGCGCCAGCGCGGGTTGTGCTGCCGCCGCAAAAGGAATTCGTCGTCAGCTCCCCGCAAGCCGGGGTGATCAGCAACGTCGCCGTTCCGCTCGGCGCTCGAGTGAAACAGGGCGAAGTGCTCGCCCGCATCCAGAGTCCGGATTTGCTGGCTCTGCAGAGGGCTTTGCTCGATGCCGTTTCCGAATTCAATCTTGCAGAGGCGCGCCTCAAACGGGACGAGACCCTGCTCAAAGAGGGCATCATCTCGCGCCTGCGCTGGCAGGAGACCAAGAGCGATTACGACAAGGCTCAAGCGGCTCTACAGACGGCGGAGCAGACCTTGTCTGCGTCGGGGTTTGGCCAGAACGAGATTCGCCGGCTTAGAGCCGATCGCCGGCTCAGTAGCGTTATCGAAGTGCGCGCGCCCATCGAGGGGGTTGTGCTCGAGCGCATGGCCGTAGTGGGGCAGAGAGTTGATCGGCTCACGCCGATGTTTCGGGTCGGCAAGCTGGACGAATTGTGGCTGGAAGTCGATATGCCCCAGGAACGGCTGCACGAGGTGAGAATCGGCGACCGTGTCAGCGTCGAAAACGCTCGGGCGAGCGCCCGTATCATCGAGGTTGGTCAGCACGTAGATCCCAGGAGCCAAAGCGCCCTGGTGCGGGCGGTCGTCGACAGCCGAGCGGAAGACCTGCGACCCGGCATGCATATCAACGTGCAATTGATGCACAAAAGCACTGATCTGATCTTCCGCCTGCCCATAGCTGCCTTGGCGAGTCACGAAGGGCGAGACTACGTGTTCGTGCAGATCCCGGGAGGTTTTGTGGCACGCGAGGTCGCGGTAGCCGGCGTAGAACAGTACAGCGTTGTCATTCACGAAGGTCTTGACGTAGGCGAGGAAGTGGCGGTGCAGGGGGTGGCCGCGCTCAAGGCCGCCTGGCTCGGCATGGGAGAAGAAGAGTGATCGCGCGCCTGATCCAGTTCGCTCTAACCCAGCGCTTGTTCGCCTTGCTGAGCGCCCTCCTCCTCTCCGGTGCCGGCTGGCTCGCCGCGACCCATTTGCCGATCGATGCGTTTCCGGACGTTTCGCCGACCCAGGTCAAGATCATCGTCAAAGTACCGGGCATGACCCCGGAGGAAGTGGAAACGCGCGTCACGGCGCCGATCGAACTGGAAATGCTCGGCATTCCCAAGCAGACCATGCTCCGCTCCATAGCCAAGTATGCGCTAACCGACATCACCATCGACTTCGAGGAAGGCACCGACATTTACTGGGCACGGCAGCAGGTGACGGAGCGCTTGAACGAAGTTTGGGGAAACCTCCCGCCCAACGCTGAAGGGGGGATCGCCCCCATGACGACGCCTTTGGGCGAGATGTTCATGTTCACCGTGGAGGGGGAAGGTCTTAGCCTCTCGGAGCGGCGGAGCCTCTTGGATTGGGTGATTCGCCCGGCGCTTCGCACGGTTCCAGGCGTCGCCGACGTGAACGCCTTGGGCGGATTGGTGAGAAGCTTCGAGGTCGTTCCCGATAACATCCGCATGGCGGCACGCGGCGTCACGATTGGCGAGCTGACCGAAGCGCTCAAATCCAATAACCGCAACGACGGCGCCGGACGTCTGACTCAGGGCGAGGAAGCGTTCTTGGTACGCACCGAGGGGCGGATCGTGGATCTTGACGATGTACGCACCATCGTCGTGGCCGAGCGGAACGGCGCCATTATCACCGTGGGCGACGTGGCGGACGTTCGCATCGGCGCCCTGACCCGCTACGGCGCCGTGAGCCAGGATGGGCGCGGCGAGGCAGTCGAGGGGCTGGTGCTGAGCCTCAGGGGGGCGAACGCACGGCAAGTGGTGGAGGACGTCGAGAAGAAGCTCGAGGAAATCCGGCCGGCTTTGCCCAAGGGCGTCGAAGTCAATGTGTTCTACAACCGAGGCGATCTGGTCGGGAAGGCTATCAACACCATCGTTCGGGCCTTGGTGGAAGCGACCGTGTTGGTGTTGATCCTGCTCGTCCTGTTTCTCGGCGACCTGCGAGCCGCTTTGACCGTCGCTTTGATCCTGCCCATGGTGGCTCTGTTCACTTTTCTGCTGATGGACCACTTCGGCGTCACGGCCAATCTGATGAGCCTGGGCGGCCTCGCCATCGCCATCGGCAAGCTGGTCGATCCGGCGGTCGTCGTGGTGGAGAACATCACGACCCATCTGGCCGAGCAGGGAAGGACCAATCGCGTGCCTAGGCTGCATGCGATCTATCGGGCCATGCGCGAAGTGACGGCACCGGTCATCTCCGGAACCCTCATCATCGGCATCGTGTTCGTGCCCTTGTTTACCCTGGAAGGTCTCGAAGGCAAGATGTTCAAGCCTCTAGCCTTCACCAACGTGTTCGCCATGATAGGGTCACTGATCTTCTCCCTGATCGTGATCCCGGTTGTGGCCTCCTTCCTGATGAAGCGGGTCAAACACGAGGAGCCTTGGCTGGCGCGCAAACTTTCGGAGTGGTACCGGCCGGTCTTGGTCTGGTCCCTCGCTCACGGCCGTACGGTTTTGTTCGCCGCTGGACTGCTCCTTTTATCCAGCGTGGCGGTGTATTTCCAGATCGGCAAGACCTTCATGCCTACCATGGACGAGGGCGACATCATCGTACAAGTCGAGAAACTGCCGTCCATCACGCTGGATCAGTCGGTGCGGCTGGATCTACAGATCCAGAAAGCCATTTTGGAGCACGTGCCGGAGGTGACACGGGCCGTCTCCAGAGTGGGCGCCGACGAAATCGGCTTGGACCCTATGGGGCTCAACGAGACCGACAATTTCTTCGTGCTCAAGCCGCAGGACGAGTGGCGCATGAAGCGCAAGGGAGAATTGATCGAGGAAATTCGGAAAGTCTTGGATACCATTCCGGGCATCGCTTACGGTTTCACTCAACCGATCGAGATGAGAGTCACCGAGATGCTGACCGGGGTGCGCGGGGACGTGGCGGTTAAGCTGTACGGCCCGGACCTCGCCGTGCTCAATGCTAAGGCTGAGGAAATCGCCGAAGTGATGCGGAAGATTCCCGGTGCTTCCGATGTCTTCACCATTCGCAACGAGGGCATGCAGTACCTGGTGGTGAAAGTGGACCGACTCGCCGCGGGACGTTTAGGATTGGATGCGGACTCGCTGGCCGATACCTTGCGGGCTCAGATCGAGGGGCTCAAGCTCGGCATCGTCCAGGAGGGTATCCGCCGCACGCCTTTGCTACTGCGAGGTGCCGGAGAGCCGGCCAACTTGTCTACTCTGCAGATCGCCCTACCCGACGGACACCGAGTGCCGTTGTCGGCGGTCGCCAGAATCGAGTCGGTGGAGAGTGTGGTCGCGATCAACCGCGAGCATGGCCAGCGTTATGCATCTGTGCGCAGCAACGTCGAAGGACGCGATTTGGTGGGCTTCGTGGAGGAGGCCAAGCGGGCTGTGGCCGAGCAGGTCGAATTGCCGACCGGGTACTACATCGCATGGGGCGGCCAATTCGAAAATCAGCAGCGGGCAGCCGCGCGTTTGTCCGTGGTCATTCCGGTATCCATCGGGCTGATTTTCCTGCTATTGTTTTCCACCTTCGGCTCGGTGCGCCAAGCGGTTCTGGTTTTGGCCAATGTTCCTCTAGCACTGATCGGTGGCGTTTACGGGATTTGGATTTCGGGAGAATATCTTTCGGTGTCGACCTCGGTAGGATTCATATCTCTGTTGGGTATTGCCGTATTGAACGGCGTGGTGATGGTGAGTTATTTCAATCACCTGCGTTCATTGGGGCTGCCCATGGACGAGGCGGTCGTGGTGGGTGCTATGCGCCGACTGCGTCCGGTGTTGATGACCGCCGGCATCGCGGCTTTCGGACTCATCCCGCTGCTGTTCGCGACCGGCCCGGGTTCGGAAATTCAGCGGCCACTGGCGGTCGTCGGCGTCGGTGGATTGTTTACTTCGACGCTGCTGACCTTGGTGTTGCTGCCTATCCTCTATAGCCGCTACGGTGAGGCCAAAGTTGGGGCCGGTCTTCTGGTCCTTACGGAGAAGATTAAGCTGGAGGAGCCAAAACAATGACATTTTGCCGATTCCACTCGGCATTCGAGTGAACAAAATGCTTGGGGGGATTAGCCTTTAGTCACCGTTCGGGACAGGCTATTTGAGAGGCTCCGCGTAACTGGCCGATCCGCAGTCGCGTGGTGGTTTGATTGATGGTCTGAAGTGCGCGGGCCTCGCAGGGCTATGAAACGGTCGTACGGGCGTACGTTCGTTATCCATCCTAAAAGCATGAATTCTTTTTGACAGCGAGTTGGACTTATCCGCGCGAAGCATGCCATGAGCGAAATCTTTCTCCTCACCCTAATCGCCCCGCCTGCTTACGAGGAACCCTTGGTCGACTGGTTGTTGCAGTACGAGCACTCCTGTGGATTCAGCAGCTTCCCGATCAGCGGTCATTCCAGCAATCCGGAAAGCTTGACCCTAGTCGAACAGGTGACCGGACGCAAACGACAGATTCGCTTCGACGTGCAGCTTGCCGCCGCCGATCTAGGCAGCCTGCTCGATCGATTGAAGACGGATTTTGCGGGCTCGGCGATCCACTACCGCGTCACGCCGATCACCGAGGCCGGATCGCTTTGACGACTGCTAAAGACCCGCTAGAACGTGCGTTCCGCCGATACCGGTGGCGGAATCGGGTGAAAGGTCTTTTGATAAGTTGCAAGGATGCGCCGGACGTACTCGCGGGTTTCCCGATACGGCGGAACGCCCTGATACTGTTCGACGGTACGTTCTCCCGCGTTATAAGCGGCCACCGCCCATTCAACGTTGCCGTTGAAATGACGCAGCAGCCAATGGAGATAGGCAGTTCCGCCTTTGATGTTCTCTACAGGGTTCCAGACATCCCGGATGCCGAAACGTTCTGCCGTTGCCGGAATGAGCTGCATAAGACCCTGCGCGTTCTTGGAGGAGAGCGCCGCCGGGTTGAAACCGGACTCCGCCTGTATGACGGCTAAAACCAGTTTGGGGTCGATCGAATATTGCGCCGCGATTTGGTTGACCCAGCTTTCAACGAGTTTCCGGTTGAGATTCGAGCCGGGCTTAACAGCAGCGATGACCGGTGTAGGTTCTGGGCGGCAGTCGGGGTCATCCACCGGTGTGACGCCACGGTACCGCACCAACATACGCGCCGCATAAACATCGCCGGTTTTGGCGGCACGCAAGAACCACCCCACGGCGACTTCGGCCTTACGGGGGAGTCCTCGGCCATTGAAGTACATCCAGCCGAGGTTGTACGCTGCCTCTGCATCTCCAAGCAAGGCCGCTTTGCAGTAGAGCCGGTATGCTTCGGCGTAGTCCTGTTTGACGCCACGACCGTGCTCGTAGCGCAGAGCAAGGGTGCGCAGTTCGCTTGCCTTGTCGATATCGTCCTGCGCCAGGACAAGCGTTGCGCTAACGCCAAGCAGCCAACCAAGCAGGAAACGAATCGCAGTCAAATCGGGCTCTCCAAGAAAGTCGGCACTGATTAAGCAGCGTGTGTGCCAATCGTCTGGAGTGCCTGTATTATCAGGAAGAGCGGGGTGAACCCTGGGCCGGGTCGTGCGAACTGTAAATTTTTTTGACAGGTGGATGTTGCCGAACGGAGCGACAACCGCTCCGGTTCGTGACGAAACATGCTTCCGCCATTATTAAGTTATTGAAAGTTTAGCGAATGCAGGATGAACGCCGGTTGCCTCGCGATATGCTCGAAGGAGCGTTTCATAGCGGAAAGAACGCGGCGTGTGTAAAGCAGGCTTTACGGCGAGCCGGTCGGATGCAGTTGCCTCCAGCGAAAGCAATCGACGGTATGGTCGTTGACCATGCCTATCGCTTGCATATAGGCATAGCAAATCACGCTGCCGACGAAGCGAAATCCGCGTTTCTCGAGGTCCTTGCTTAGCGCGTCCGATTCCGCGGTTCGGGCTGGCACCTCCGCCATGCTTCGCCAGGTGTTTTGCCTGGGACGGCCGTCGACGAAACGCCAAAGGTAGGCGTCGAAGCTGCCGAATTGCTCCTTTATTTCAAGAAAACGTTTGGCGTTGTTTACGGCGGCGACGATCTTGAGACGGTTGCGAACGATGCCGGGATTGGTCAACAACTCTCCGATCTTGGTTTCGTCGTAACGAGCCACGCGCTCGGGATCGAAGCCGTCGAAGGCCGTTCGGTAGGCGTCTCGTTTACGGAGAATCGTGGTCCAGGAAAGTCCGGCCTGAGCCCCTTCCAGAATCAGGAACTCGAATAATAAACAGTCGTCGTGGACGGGGGTTCCCCACTCCAAGTCGTGGTACGCCTGTTCGAGTGGGCTGCGTTCGGCCCAGGCGCAGCGGGTTAGGGGTTCCATAGCGTCCAAACCGGCGTCAGATCGGCCGGCAATGTGGGCAAGCGGCCCAGTTTGATCCAGGCGGTTTCCGGACTGTGAAAATCAGAGCCGCTGGAAGCGTACAACTGGAAACGCCGCGCGTATTCGGCGCTGGTTTGAGTATCGCCCGGAGTCGCGGCTCCCGAAACGACCTCGATCGCTACGCCTCCGCATTCCTTGAAATCGCCGATCAGCCGTCGCATCCAGCTAGCCGTCAGCTTGTAACGCTGCGGATGGGCCAGCACGGCGACCCCGCCCGCTTTTCGAATCCAATCCACGGCATCCGTCATCTCCGCCCAGCGAGTCGGAACATAGCCCGGTTTGCCGCGAGCCAGAAAACGTTCGAAGGCGTCGCTTACGCTTCCCGCAAGCCCTAGGAGTACCAGGTGTCGAGCGAAATGGGTGCGGGTGATCATGCCGTCGCCGGCCATCTCCCGAGCGGCTTCGAAGGTTCCGGGAACGCCGTAGCGGTCGAGGCGCCGACCGATTTCTTGCGCCCGTTCGACGCGAGTCGCCTGGAGATGGTTAAGTCCCTGCTGTAAAACCTTCGAGTGACGATCGACGTGTAGACCAACGATGTGGATGGTCTTTTCCGCCCAGGTTACCGATATCTCGACGCCGGGGATGAGCTGAATGCCGGCCTCGAGGGCGGCAGCGTCGGCCTCATCCAAGCCCGAGGTAGAGTCATGATCGGTCAGTGCGAGGACCGTTACGCCGGCTGCAGCAGCCTGGCGAACCAACTCTGCCGGCGAGTAGGCGCCGTCCGAGGCGGTGGAATGGGTGTGGAGATCGTACAAAGACGCGTCCGAGGGTATTGAGTCCGGAAAACACGAGATTGTACCTGATTTATCATGAACGGTTTTCAACTTCCCGTTCAGGACCTGACCGACAGATCCCTTGCGCGGCGCACCGCCGGTTTCGGACCGTAGAGCCGTGCGTACAATCCCTTGCCGGAGACCAGGGTTTCATGGTTGCCCTGTTCGCAGATTCGCCCGTCTTCGAAGACGTAAATGCGATTGGCATGTTTGATCGCGCTCAAGCGGTGAGCGACGATGATCGTGGTGCGATTTTCCAGAAATTTGTCCAAGCCTTCGTACAAGCGAGCTTCGGTCTCATTGTCAATGGCGGAGGTTGCTTCGTCGAGAATCACAACCTTGGGATCGGCCAGGATCATGCGAGCGATCGCCAACCGCTGGCGCTGACCGCCGGAAAGCCGCATGCCGAGTCGGCCGACGACGGTATCCAGCCCGTCGCGGCTGTTTTCCACCACGTCCCTGAGCTGGGCGACGTCCAGCGCGCGCCAGAGTTCCTCGTCCGTTGCCGGTCGACCCAAGGTCAGGTTAGCGCGGACAGTGTCGTTGAACAGTACCGGATGCTGCAATACGGTGACCACGTGTTCGCGTACCACGTCCATGCCAATCTTGTCGATCGGCGCGCCGTTGAAATAAACCATGCCGGACGTCGGAGGATAGAGACCGATCAGTACTTGCACCAGGGTCGACTTGCCGCCGCCGCTTGCACCGATCAGGGCGACTTTCTCGCCGGGTCGGATGTCCATCGAGACACCGCGTAGGACTTCATTGCCATTCGGGTAAGCAAAGTGCAAGTTTTCCACGTAGATTCCCACTCTCCGGCTTTTCTCGAACGGGTTAATCAGATGCGGATAATTCGGCTCTTGCTTCAGCTCATTCAGCTGGTTGATTCGCTCCAGTGCCGCTCTCGCGCCGAACCAGGCGTACTGTATTCCCAGAATTTCCTGCACGGGTGTCATCATGAACCATAGGTATCCCGAAACGGCCATCATTTCGCCGACGGTGAGGTCGGAGTAGATCACCATGAAAAAGGCCAGTGCGCGGAAAACGTCGAATCCGAACAGGAACACCAGAAAACTGACCCGGTTGGCGGCGTCGCTTTTCCAGGCATAGGCGGCGGAATTCTCGCGAACCTTTCGCGCCGCTTCCATGAGCCGTCCCATGTAGTGTTTGTCCCGATTGCTGGCCCGGATTTGGTGGATGGCGTCCAGGGTTTCGGTGAGCGCCAGCTGGAATGCCCCTATCGCGGAGTTTTCTTCGCGTTTCAGGTTCTTTACCTGTTTTCCCAGCGTCTTGGTGAAAAAAATCACGACAGGGTTCAGGAACAGGATGAACAGGGCAAGCTGCCAGTGCATCCACAACAGAATCACGGCGGTGCCGGTCAGGGACAGCAGGGCTACCACAAAGCGGGCGATCGTGGTGCCGATGAACGCGTCGAGCGTGTCTAGGTCGGTGACGAGGTGGGTCACGACGGAACCGCTGCCCAGATTTTCGTATTCCGCCATGGAAATACGCTGCAGCTTGCTGATCAGCCGGCAGCGAATGCGATAAATGACGTCTTTCGCGATCAGACTGAACTGCCGGGTCTGCCACACGTTGAAGATTGCCGTGATCAGACGCAAGAGCAAGGTCATCGCGAGGA
This region includes:
- a CDS encoding ABC transporter ATP-binding protein, producing MTLRHFDSNSQDPQRFTWAYIRSIALEHRRELFAAHFVAVLAALSAVPVPLLMPLLVDEVLLNKPGMAIATLDRIFPAEWHGPPLYILAILAMTLLLRLITAIFNVWQTRQFSLIAKDVIYRIRCRLISKLQRISMAEYENLGSGSVVTHLVTDLDTLDAFIGTTIARFVVALLSLTGTAVILLWMHWQLALFILFLNPVVIFFTKTLGKQVKNLKREENSAIGAFQLALTETLDAIHQIRASNRDKHYMGRLMEAARKVRENSAAYAWKSDAANRVSFLVFLFGFDVFRALAFFMVIYSDLTVGEMMAVSGYLWFMMTPVQEILGIQYAWFGARAALERINQLNELKQEPNYPHLINPFEKSRRVGIYVENLHFAYPNGNEVLRGVSMDIRPGEKVALIGASGGGKSTLVQVLIGLYPPTSGMVYFNGAPIDKIGMDVVREHVVTVLQHPVLFNDTVRANLTLGRPATDEELWRALDVAQLRDVVENSRDGLDTVVGRLGMRLSGGQRQRLAIARMILADPKVVILDEATSAIDNETEARLYEGLDKFLENRTTIIVAHRLSAIKHANRIYVFEDGRICEQGNHETLVSGKGLYARLYGPKPAVRRARDLSVRS